One stretch of Strigops habroptila isolate Jane unplaced genomic scaffold, bStrHab1.2.pri NC_044299.1_ctg1, whole genome shotgun sequence DNA includes these proteins:
- the LOC115618873 gene encoding zinc finger protein RFP-like isoform X1, with amino-acid sequence MSAPSPSAALPSEASCPICLEYFRDPVSIHCGHNFCRVCISRCWEWSTAPFSCPRCRETAPERMLHPSRELARVLEAARRLSAQAAGGDTGQGERCEKHQEPLKVFCEDDGAFICVICRESRAHRSHRMLPAQDALQEYKGQIQARLQALKEERDKLLGLREVEMRRNWEHLEKTAAERQRVLSKLEGLRLFLGDHAQHLLAQLGDLERDIEKLQEENITSLTTEISRLDSFIQEMEEKSQQPASELLQDIRSTLSRLEMENFQQPPLLLLPELEKRISHFRERNTALEETLRSFQDILMFELPEKMKVTLDPSTAHPQLLVSADGRSVRWDNDSHQDPCAEGLGTDPCVLGREGITLGRCCWEVEVAPRGSWAVGVATEPLRRREEAAEDPGMELWSMGLCEGQFWALTSLERIPLYQVQVPTKVRVSLDYDKGQVAFFDANKRSLIFTFPAASFKGESVHPWFLVWGEGAHITLCP; translated from the exons ATGTCTGCCCCGAGCCCCTCCGCGGCGCTCCCCAGCGAAGCCTCCTGCCCCATCTGCCTCGAGTACTTCCGCGACCCGGTCTCCATCCACTGCGGACACAACTTCTGCCGCGTCTGCATCTCCCGCTGTTGGGAATGGTCCACGGCGCCTTTCTCCTGCCCGCGGTGCCGGGAGACGGCGCCGGAGAGGATGCTCCACCCCAGCCGGGAGCTGGCGCGGGTGCTGGAGGCGGCGCGGAGGCTGAGCGCGCAGGCGGCCGGGGGGGACACGGGGCAAGGGGAACGATGCGAGAAGCACCAGGAACCTCTCAAGGTCTTCTGCGAAGACGATGGAGCTTTTATCTGCGTGATCTGCCGGGAGTCCCGCGCGCACCGCTCCCACAGGATGCTGCCCGCGCAGGATGCTCTCCAGGAATACAAG gGACAAATCCAGGCCCGTCTGCAAGCCCtgaaggaagagagagacaaaCTGCTGGGGTTGCGAGAGGTTGAGATGAGGAGGAACTGGGAACACTTG GAGAAGACCGCAGCCGAGCGCCAGAGGGTCCTATCCAAGCTGGAAGGGCTGCGGCTCTTCCTGGGGGACCATGCCCAGCATCTGCTGGCTCAGCTGGGGGACCTGGAGCGGGACATCgagaagctgcaggaagaaaacatcacCAGCCTGACAACGGAGATCTCCCGCCTGGATTCCTTCATccaggagatggaggagaagagCCAGCAGCCAGCAAGTGAACTCCTGCAG GACATCAGAAGCACCTTGAGCAG GCTTGAAATGGAGAACTTCCAGCAGCccccgctgctgctgcttccagagctggagaagagaatcaGCCACTTCAGGGAGAGAAACACGGCTCTGGAGGAGACCCTGAGGAGCTTCCAAG ACATCCTGATGTTTGAGCTGCCGGAAAAGA TGAAGGTGACCCTGGACCCATCCACTGCCCACCCCCAGCTCCTGGTGTCAGCCGATGGGAGGAGCGTGAGGTGGGACAACGATTCCCATCAGGACCCATGTGCTGAGGGCTTGGGCACCGACCCCTGTGTCCTGGGCCGTGAGGGCATCACCttggggagatgctgctgggaggTGGAGGTGGCCCCCAGAGGCTCCTGGGCTGTCGGGGTGGCCACAGAGCCCCtcaggaggagggaagaggctgCTGAGGACCCCGGGATGGAGCTCTGGTCCATGGGGCTCTGCGAGGGTCAGTTCTGGGCTCTCACCTCCCTCGAGCGCATCCCGCTGTACCAGGTCCAGGTCCCCACCAAGGTCCGGGTCTCCCTGGACTATGACAAGGGTCAGGTGGCATTTTTCGATGCCAATAAGAGATCCCTGATCTTCACCTTCCCAGCAGCCTCTTTCAAAGGGGAGAGCGTCCATCCCTGGTTCCTGGTGTGGGGCGAGGGGGCCCACATCACGTTGTGTCCATGA
- the LOC115618888 gene encoding E3 ubiquitin-protein ligase TRIM39-like, producing the protein MAAASPAQSFRDEASCSICRGLFQDPVSIHCGHNFCRGCITRCWEGSDGSFSCPRCRETAPQRNLRPNRELATLIAVAQRLSLQAGRAGHGLCRKHREALKLFCEEEQSPICLVCRESQAHRGHSVVPIEEAAEEHKEKLQAHVQVLKDRREKLLGLKKAEEGKSLDLLEQVEGVRHKVVSQVKELQQFVAEQESVLLERLAKLDQDIVRRQEENINRLLGEISSISEQVRELEEKCQQPACELLQDSSNILSRLEKDGAQKPAEPSPELGQKPTAPPPKSIALKEMLLKCQVSLTLDPDTAHPRLVLSEGHKSVRWGDTRQPLPDNPERFDSSRCVLASGGFTAGRYYWEVALGHGQVWALGVAKESVRRKGRIGINPREGIWAVGQCGSKSQALTSPPIPIALPAAPAVIGVYLDYEAGRVAFFDSQKEVPIFSHPPTSFAGEKILPLLCLGKGCQFTLSP; encoded by the exons atggctgcagccagccctgcccagAGCTTCCGCGATGAAGCCTCCTGCTCCATCTGCCGGGGCCTCTTCCAGGACCCCGTCTCCATCCATTGCGGACACAACTTCTGCCGGGGCTGCATCACCCGCTGCTGGGAGGGATCCGACGGGAGCTTCTCCTGCCCTCGGTGCCGGGAGACGGCGCCGCAGAGGAACCTGAGACCCAACAGGGAGCTGGCGACGCTCATCGCGGTGGCGCAGAGGCTGAGCCTGCAGGCGGGCAGAGCCGGGCACGGGCTGTGCCGCAAGCACCGGGAGGCTCTGAAGCTCTTCTGCGAGGAGGAGCAGAGCCCCATCTGCCTCGTGTGCAGGGAGTCCCAGGCTCACCGCGGCCACAGCGTGGTCCCCATCGAGGAGGCTGCGGAGGAGCACAAG GAGAAACTCCAGGCTCATGTGCAGGTCCTGaaggacaggagagaaaagctgctggggCTGAAAAAGGCCGAGGAAGGGAAAAGCCTGGACCTCCTC GAACAAGTGGAAGGGGTTCGGCACAAGGTTGTGTCCCAAGtcaaggagctgcagcagttcGTGGCGGAGCAAGAGAGCGTCCTGCTGGAGCGCCTGGCCAAGCTGGACCAGGACATCgtgaggaggcaggaggagaacaTCAACAGGCTCCTGGGGGAGATCTCCTCCATCAGTGAGCAGGTCCGTGAGCTGGAGGAGAAGTGTCAGCAGCCGGCGTGCGAGCTCCTGCAG GACAGCAGCAACATCTTGAGCAG GCTTGAGAAGGATGGAGCCCAGAAGCCAGCAGAGCCATCGCCTGAGCTGGGGCAGAAACCCACCGCTCCCCCTCCGAAAAGCATTGCCCTCAAAGAGATGCTGCTGAAATGTCAAG TCAGCCTGACGCTGGACCCGGACACGGCGCATCCGCGGCTGGTGCTGTCCGAGGGGCACAAGAGCGTGAGGTGGGGGGACACCCGCCAGCCCCTGCCCGACAACCCCGAGCGCTTCGACTCCTCCCGCTGCGTCCTGGCCTCCGGGGGCTTCACCGCGGGGCGCTACTACTGGGAGGTGGCGCTGGGGCACGGGCAGGTCTGGGCCCTCGGCGTGGCCAAGGAGTCAGTGCGGAGGAAGGGGCGGATCGGCATCAACCCCAGGGAGGGGATCTGGGCCGTGGGGCAGTGTGGGAGCAAGTCCCAGGCTCTCAcgtccccccccatccccatcgcCCTGCCCGCTGCCCCCGCGGTGATCGGGGTTTACCTGGACTATGAGGCGGGGAGGGTGGCGTTTTTTGACTCCCAGAAGGAGGTTCCCATCTTCAGCCACCCCCCGACGTCCTTTGCAGGGGAGAAAAtcctccccctgctctgcctgggcaAGGGCTGCCAGTTCACTCTGTCCCCATga
- the LOC115618844 gene encoding E3 ubiquitin-protein ligase TRIM39-like: MRQYKGMEAAHQKEENPEGLRQRGRGITRGHVTGCRTEKRNQKREQNELEDLKNEIEKRQAKNGTKFPENSQLDTPAQGREEKNQQLDMRSTIGRCGKVTFQLPADASPELEERSCHFSWRNSTLKETLRKLQATVTLDPDTAHPDLILSEDGKSVRRGAGRRDVPDNPERFDYWPFVLGCQSFAAGRHCWDVEVGDSGDWALGVARESIHRKGHLSLCPQGGIWGLEKWGGQVRALTARKVTLLPLRWVPRRVSVHLDYSGGTVAFFDAEEGGLMFIFSRASFTGERVRPWLWVVGARSQLRLCP; this comes from the exons ATGAGGCAATACAAGGGGATGGAGGCAGCGCATCAGAAGGAGGAGAATCCTGAAGGATTG CGCCAAAGAGGAAGAGGCATCACCCGGGGACACGTTACTGGTTGTAGAACCGAGAAGAGGAACCAGAAGCGAGAGCAGAATGAG CTGGAAGACCTGAAGAATGAGATTGAGAAGAGGCAGGCAAAAAATGGCACCAAATTCCCAGAGAATTCCCAGCTGGACACGCCGGCACAAGGGCGAGAAGAGAAGAACCAGCAACTG GACATGAGGAGCACCATCGGCAG GTGTGGAAAAGTGACTTTCCAACTCCCAGCCGATGCTTCTCCGGAGTTGGAAGAGAGATCCTGTCACTTCTCCTGGAGGAATAGCACGTTGAAGGAGACCCTGAGGAAGCTGCAAG CCACGGTGACGCTGGACCCGGACACTGCCCATCCCGACCTCATCCTGTCGGAGGACGGGAAGAGCGTGAGGCGCGGGGCAGGGCGCCGGGACGTGCCGGACAACCCGGAGCGCTTCGATTACTGGCCCTTCGTGCTGGGCTGCCAGAGCTTCGCGGCCGGGCGGCACTGCTGGGACGTGGAGGTGGGCGACAGCGGGGACTGGGCACTGGGGGTGGCCCGAGAGTCCATCCACCGCAAGGGGCACCTCAGCCTCTGCCCGCAGGGGGGGATTTGGGGCTTGGAGAAGTGGGGGGGCCAGGTCCGGGCTCTCACCGCCCGCAAGGTGACGCTGCTGCCGCTGCGCTGGGTACCGCGGAGGGTCAGCGTCCACCTGGATTACAGCGGCGGGACCGTGGCGTTCTTCGATGCCGAGGAAGGGGGGCTCATGTTCATCTTCTCCCGCGCTTCCTTCACTGGGGAGAGGGTCCGACCTTGGCTCTGGGTGGTGGGAGCCAGGTCCCAGCTCAGGCTGTGCCCCTGA
- the LOC115618873 gene encoding zinc finger protein RFP-like isoform X2, which produces MSAPSPSAALPSEASCPICLEYFRDPVSIHCGHNFCRVCISRCWEWSTAPFSCPRCRETAPERMLHPSRELARVLEAARRLSAQAAGGDTGQGERCEKHQEPLKVFCEDDGAFICVICRESRAHRSHRMLPAQDALQEYKGQIQARLQALKEERDKLLGLREVEMRRNWEHLEKTAAERQRVLSKLEGLRLFLGDHAQHLLAQLGDLERDIEKLQEENITSLTTEISRLDSFIQEMEEKSQQPASELLQDIRSTLSRLEMENFQQPPLLLLPELEKRISHFRERNTALEETLRSFQVKVTLDPSTAHPQLLVSADGRSVRWDNDSHQDPCAEGLGTDPCVLGREGITLGRCCWEVEVAPRGSWAVGVATEPLRRREEAAEDPGMELWSMGLCEGQFWALTSLERIPLYQVQVPTKVRVSLDYDKGQVAFFDANKRSLIFTFPAASFKGESVHPWFLVWGEGAHITLCP; this is translated from the exons ATGTCTGCCCCGAGCCCCTCCGCGGCGCTCCCCAGCGAAGCCTCCTGCCCCATCTGCCTCGAGTACTTCCGCGACCCGGTCTCCATCCACTGCGGACACAACTTCTGCCGCGTCTGCATCTCCCGCTGTTGGGAATGGTCCACGGCGCCTTTCTCCTGCCCGCGGTGCCGGGAGACGGCGCCGGAGAGGATGCTCCACCCCAGCCGGGAGCTGGCGCGGGTGCTGGAGGCGGCGCGGAGGCTGAGCGCGCAGGCGGCCGGGGGGGACACGGGGCAAGGGGAACGATGCGAGAAGCACCAGGAACCTCTCAAGGTCTTCTGCGAAGACGATGGAGCTTTTATCTGCGTGATCTGCCGGGAGTCCCGCGCGCACCGCTCCCACAGGATGCTGCCCGCGCAGGATGCTCTCCAGGAATACAAG gGACAAATCCAGGCCCGTCTGCAAGCCCtgaaggaagagagagacaaaCTGCTGGGGTTGCGAGAGGTTGAGATGAGGAGGAACTGGGAACACTTG GAGAAGACCGCAGCCGAGCGCCAGAGGGTCCTATCCAAGCTGGAAGGGCTGCGGCTCTTCCTGGGGGACCATGCCCAGCATCTGCTGGCTCAGCTGGGGGACCTGGAGCGGGACATCgagaagctgcaggaagaaaacatcacCAGCCTGACAACGGAGATCTCCCGCCTGGATTCCTTCATccaggagatggaggagaagagCCAGCAGCCAGCAAGTGAACTCCTGCAG GACATCAGAAGCACCTTGAGCAG GCTTGAAATGGAGAACTTCCAGCAGCccccgctgctgctgcttccagagctggagaagagaatcaGCCACTTCAGGGAGAGAAACACGGCTCTGGAGGAGACCCTGAGGAGCTTCCAAG TGAAGGTGACCCTGGACCCATCCACTGCCCACCCCCAGCTCCTGGTGTCAGCCGATGGGAGGAGCGTGAGGTGGGACAACGATTCCCATCAGGACCCATGTGCTGAGGGCTTGGGCACCGACCCCTGTGTCCTGGGCCGTGAGGGCATCACCttggggagatgctgctgggaggTGGAGGTGGCCCCCAGAGGCTCCTGGGCTGTCGGGGTGGCCACAGAGCCCCtcaggaggagggaagaggctgCTGAGGACCCCGGGATGGAGCTCTGGTCCATGGGGCTCTGCGAGGGTCAGTTCTGGGCTCTCACCTCCCTCGAGCGCATCCCGCTGTACCAGGTCCAGGTCCCCACCAAGGTCCGGGTCTCCCTGGACTATGACAAGGGTCAGGTGGCATTTTTCGATGCCAATAAGAGATCCCTGATCTTCACCTTCCCAGCAGCCTCTTTCAAAGGGGAGAGCGTCCATCCCTGGTTCCTGGTGTGGGGCGAGGGGGCCCACATCACGTTGTGTCCATGA